The DNA window GTAGAAACTCATCTTTATTAAAAACAGCCTCTGTTGAGAATGTTACTGGTATAATTTTTTCATAACTTGGAAATTCTCCTTCTATAAGTTTTGATACTATTTCAATGTTAAATATTTGATAAGATTTATCTTCAAAAATAAACTCAACTTGGTTTTCTGATATAACTAAATCAACAACACCATCTATTTTAGAAAAAACATCAATAAAAGATCTTGCTGTTTTAAAAGGAAGGATGAAGCTAAAATCTAAATTGTTTTCTTTTTCAAAATAAACTTTTTGTTCTGCCAACCTAAAATTGTCTGTCGCAACTAATTTTAAAACATTATTTGAAGCATTGAAATAGACGCCTGTTATTTCAATTTTTGTAGAATTAATTCCAATAAAATTAATAACCTTAGAAAGAGCTTCACATAAAGCTTGAGCTTTTATTTGAACTATTTTTTCTTTATTTTTTATTCTTGGAATTATGGGAAAATTTTCTTTATTATCTGTTTTAATTTTTATACTTGCCCCTTCGCTTTTTATTAATAAAAAATTTCCTTCTTCTTGTAATAAAACTTTTTCAGATGGAAAAACAGAAAAAGTTGACTCTAAAGTTCTAGCGGGGCAAACAACACTTCCTTCTTTCTCGTTATCAGCTAAAACTTTACATAAAATTGCATGTTCTAAATCCGTTGCTTTTAATTCTAAATAATTCTTTTTACTTTCAATAAACAAACTTGATAAAATTGGTAGGTTTATATTCTTACCTGTTGCTCTTTGAACTATATTCAATACTTGTTTTAATATATTTTTGTTTATAGTTGTTTTCATAGTATCTGTGTAAAAGTTAATTTTTTGATAATATATTTTAGTTTTTATTGTGTAAAAAGTGTTTATTAATTTGTTTATTTTTTGCTATTTAATTGTTAAATATTTTAATGATTTAATAAATAATTTTTAATTAATAGTTTTTCAACAATATATCCTCTGCCTTATCAACTCAATTTCCTCATATAAGTCTTTATTTACTTTAAGTTCATCTTCTATTTTTTTACAAGCATGCATTACGGTTGTGTGATCCTTTCCGTTAAGTTTTCTACCAATTAAAGGGTAAGACATTTTTAACTCTTCTCTTAATAAAAACATAACAATCTGCCTTGGTTTTACTATTTCCTTTTTTCTTGTGTTACTTAAAATATCACTTTCTTTTACATCATACATTTCAGCTGTTACTTTTATTATTTTTTCTAATGTTGCTTTTCCGTTGTGGTCTATATAACTTTTTAATATATCTTTTACTTTTTCTATTGTTATATTCTCAGAATATATTTGTTTGTAACCCGCTATTTTTATTATCGCACCTTCTAATTTTCTTATATTTGTTTTTATGTTTTCTGCAATATATTCTAGCACACCATCTGATAATTCTATTCCCCTCTCTTTACACTTTGTTTTTAATATTGCTATTCTTGTTTCTAAGTCTGGCATAGAAATATCAACAACCATTCCACCCTCAAACCTTGATTTTAGTCTTTCTTCGATAATAGATAGGTCTTTTGGTGGCCTGTCAGAAGATATTATTATTTGTTTATTTCTTTCATATAAAAAGTTAAATAAATGGAAAAATTCTTCTTGAGTCTTTTCTTTACCGGACAAAAATTGAACATCATCTATTATAAAAACATCTAATTCCAACAAAGAATTTTTCATTTCTTCTATGTTTTGGTTTTTTATAGAATTAATAATTAAAGAAATTAATCTTTCACACTGAATATATTTTACTTTTAGGTTTTTATATCTTTTTAATATTTCATTTCCTGTTGCCTGTAACAAATGAGTTTTGCCCAAGCCAACATTGCCATAAATAAAAAGAGGATTATAAGAACTGGAAGGATTTTGAATTATTGAAACACAGCATGCATGAGCTAACTGATTAAATGGCCCAACAACGAAATTTTCAAAAGAATATTTTTTGTTAAGGTTTGTTTTAGGATCTATTGAAATATTTTGTAGTGTAAGTTGGTTTTCTTCTATTAATTTGTTTTTTTTAGATGACCTAATAGTTCTTTCTTTAATGTTAGTGTTTACCCTTCCTACAATAAATTTTACTTGGGATATCCCAGAGTTTATTTCTCTTAATATCTTTAAAATTTGATTGTAATATCTG is part of the bacterium HR34 genome and encodes:
- the dnaN gene encoding DNA polymerase III subunit beta; translation: MKTTINKNILKQVLNIVQRATGKNINLPILSSLFIESKKNYLELKATDLEHAILCKVLADNEKEGSVVCPARTLESTFSVFPSEKVLLQEEGNFLLIKSEGASIKIKTDNKENFPIIPRIKNKEKIVQIKAQALCEALSKVINFIGINSTKIEITGVYFNASNNVLKLVATDNFRLAEQKVYFEKENNLDFSFILPFKTARSFIDVFSKIDGVVDLVISENQVEFIFEDKSYQIFNIEIVSKLIEGEFPSYEKIIPVTFSTEAVFNKDEFLQRIQLASVFSSKINDVVFVFNVQNNKILIKSENQQTGEFEGELTADLSGKDIKIAFNYKFLIEGVNVFNTNEIFMGLNSEDEPVLFKSEKDKDFIYIIMPLKID
- the dnaA gene encoding Chromosomal replication initiator protein DnaA, whose product is MTKKELWQSILAKLQSQMSPANFSTWFSNTSVAETQNDLLEIYVPNNFVKEWVENRYYNQILKILREINSGISQVKFIVGRVNTNIKERTIRSSKKNKLIEENQLTLQNISIDPKTNLNKKYSFENFVVGPFNQLAHACCVSIIQNPSSSYNPLFIYGNVGLGKTHLLQATGNEILKRYKNLKVKYIQCERLISLIINSIKNQNIEEMKNSLLELDVFIIDDVQFLSGKEKTQEEFFHLFNFLYERNKQIIISSDRPPKDLSIIEERLKSRFEGGMVVDISMPDLETRIAILKTKCKERGIELSDGVLEYIAENIKTNIRKLEGAIIKIAGYKQIYSENITIEKVKDILKSYIDHNGKATLEKIIKVTAEMYDVKESDILSNTRKKEIVKPRQIVMFLLREELKMSYPLIGRKLNGKDHTTVMHACKKIEDELKVNKDLYEEIELIRQRIYC